One stretch of Fictibacillus sp. b24 DNA includes these proteins:
- the yabG gene encoding sporulation peptidase YabG — MKLEIGSIVSRNSYKRDLLFRVIGFSEDRTIAELAGEELRLWADAPVDDLFVVDDKHMSEHRQVEKEKEESSLKLFRQDYYLLRQKREYLSTNGYQYDQSYFELPGRVLHIDGDPLYLNKCLELYKKLGVPVYGIHMKESEMPEKVPALVDEIRPDILVITGHDAYMKSKGDVSDVNAYRHTKYFIRTVREVRRKYTHLDHLMIFAGACQSHFESLIKVGSNFASSPARINIHALDPVYIVSKISLTSFMDRVNVMDVLRNTLTGKEGLGGVETRGFLRTGMPIKSKP, encoded by the coding sequence ATGAAACTAGAGATTGGATCAATTGTAAGCAGAAACTCTTACAAGCGGGATCTTCTTTTTCGAGTAATAGGGTTTAGTGAAGATCGTACTATTGCTGAACTTGCTGGAGAAGAGCTCAGGCTATGGGCAGATGCACCAGTTGATGACTTATTCGTTGTTGATGACAAACATATGTCTGAACATAGGCAAGTTGAAAAAGAAAAAGAAGAGTCATCCTTAAAATTATTCAGACAAGATTATTATTTGCTGCGGCAAAAAAGAGAGTATCTATCGACAAACGGCTATCAATACGATCAGTCTTATTTTGAGCTGCCAGGAAGAGTGCTTCATATCGACGGAGACCCGTTATATTTAAATAAATGTCTGGAGTTATACAAAAAGCTTGGAGTACCCGTGTACGGCATTCATATGAAGGAATCGGAAATGCCAGAAAAAGTACCGGCATTAGTTGATGAAATCAGACCAGACATACTCGTCATAACGGGGCATGACGCCTATATGAAATCAAAAGGCGATGTTTCTGATGTGAATGCATATCGGCATACAAAATATTTCATTAGAACGGTACGAGAGGTGAGAAGGAAATATACACACCTTGACCATTTAATGATCTTTGCAGGAGCCTGCCAATCGCATTTTGAATCGTTAATAAAAGTAGGTTCAAATTTCGCGAGCTCACCTGCTCGAATTAATATACATGCCTTAGACCCCGTCTATATCGTTTCAAAAATCAGTCTGACATCCTTTATGGATCGCGTGAACGTAATGGATGTTTTACGCAACACACTTACTGGTAAAGAGGGATTAGGCGGTGTAGAGACTAGAGGGTTCCTAAGAACAGGAATGCCGATTAAATCAAAGCCATAG
- the rsmA gene encoding 16S rRNA (adenine(1518)-N(6)/adenine(1519)-N(6))-dimethyltransferase RsmA, with translation MRKDISTPQSTKAILEKHGFTFKKSLGQNFLIDRNILNNIVNAADLTEESGVIEIGPGIGALTEFIARSSKKAVAFEIDQRLLPILEETLAPYPHVEVIHSDVLKADIHAVIKEHFEEGQDLMVVANLPYYVTTPIIMKLLQDKLPIRGIVCMIQKEVADRLAASPGTKDYNSLSIAIQYYATAETMIKVPKTVFVPAPNVDSSVIKLTLRKEPAVAVKDEDFFFNVVRSSFAQRRKTLWNNLTSQLVPKDKKEELQTILDSIDIDPKRRGETLSIQEFGKLADALLPLVK, from the coding sequence ATGAGAAAAGATATATCCACTCCCCAATCCACAAAAGCCATACTGGAGAAGCATGGTTTTACTTTTAAAAAGAGTTTAGGACAAAACTTTCTGATTGACCGCAATATCTTAAATAATATTGTAAATGCAGCAGATCTGACAGAGGAATCCGGAGTAATTGAAATTGGTCCTGGAATCGGAGCGTTAACTGAATTCATCGCGAGGTCTTCCAAAAAAGCAGTTGCTTTTGAAATTGATCAGCGTCTTCTTCCTATATTAGAAGAAACACTCGCACCATACCCACATGTAGAGGTCATTCATTCAGATGTTTTAAAAGCGGATATACACGCTGTGATAAAAGAGCATTTTGAAGAAGGTCAGGATCTGATGGTTGTGGCGAACTTGCCGTATTACGTTACGACACCGATCATTATGAAACTTCTTCAAGATAAGCTTCCTATTCGAGGCATTGTCTGTATGATTCAAAAAGAGGTAGCGGACCGTCTTGCCGCATCACCAGGTACGAAAGATTACAACTCTCTTTCCATTGCCATCCAATATTATGCGACAGCTGAGACGATGATCAAAGTGCCTAAAACGGTTTTTGTTCCAGCTCCTAATGTAGATTCATCCGTCATTAAGCTAACGCTTCGAAAAGAGCCTGCTGTTGCAGTAAAAGATGAAGACTTTTTCTTTAATGTAGTAAGATCATCGTTTGCTCAAAGACGTAAGACGCTTTGGAACAACCTGACGAGCCAGCTTGTACCTAAAGACAAGAAGGAAGAGCTTCAAACGATTTTGGATTCCATTGATATCGATCCAAAACGCAGAGGTGAAACGTTATCCATACAGGAATTTGGCAAGTTGGCTGATGCTCTTTTGCCTCTTGTAAAATAA
- the rnmV gene encoding ribonuclease M5 — protein MKKIKEIIVVEGKSDTLAIKRSVLADTIETNGSEISIDTLNRIKRAHETRGIIVFTDPDFPGKRIREIISEHVPGCKHAYLAKADALAKGDKGVGVEHASREAIVEALEHVREEMAETENESILWEDLIAAGLTGGPDSKHRREVIGRELRIGYMNAKQLHKRLNMFRVTPEEFEQALKALYSNEEE, from the coding sequence ATGAAAAAAATAAAAGAAATAATTGTTGTTGAAGGAAAGAGCGATACGCTTGCCATCAAACGATCTGTTTTAGCAGATACAATAGAAACAAATGGTTCAGAAATTAGTATAGATACATTGAATCGTATAAAAAGAGCCCACGAGACAAGAGGAATAATCGTTTTCACAGACCCAGACTTCCCAGGAAAAAGAATTCGAGAAATCATTTCAGAGCATGTCCCTGGCTGTAAGCATGCCTATCTAGCGAAGGCTGATGCACTCGCTAAAGGTGACAAAGGTGTTGGAGTCGAGCACGCTTCAAGAGAGGCGATTGTTGAAGCGCTTGAGCATGTTCGAGAAGAAATGGCAGAGACTGAAAACGAGAGCATTTTATGGGAAGACCTAATAGCTGCTGGTCTAACGGGCGGCCCGGATTCAAAACATAGACGCGAAGTGATTGGAAGAGAGCTGCGCATAGGATATATGAACGCCAAGCAATTACATAAACGTCTAAATATGTTCAGAGTTACACCAGAAGAATTTGAACAGGCCCTAAAGGCGCTTTATAGCAATGAGGAGGAATAG
- a CDS encoding G5 and 3D domain-containing protein — protein MYRNITALFSSITRKKVYLSIVALLVLAVTTGFVGYETTKAEVTLMKDGKKTEVKTHANTVREFLSEQNIKPNQHDLVKPGLNAKVTDNMKVDYTEAKQVSLTVNGKDKTIWTTAKTVEQFVKEQQLTLNEHDSIKPNLTADIKDQGKIQIESAFPVKLVVGGKAQQVWTTSTTVADLLKQQKVSLGEIDRVTPAKTAKISGKTQVEVIRVEKVTDVVEEETPFAVVNRKDSGLTKGKERVVQEGKKGKLEKRFEVVVENGKEVSRKLISEKTLTDSSDKIVAVGTKAPPAPKPQPVVSRSKSPSASSSGGREITVTSTAYTANCAGCSGITATGFNLKTNPNAKVIAVDPNVIPLGSKVYVEGYGYAIASDTGGAIKGNKIDVFFASQSRAESWGRKSVKIRIIN, from the coding sequence ATGTATAGGAATATTACAGCTTTATTCTCAAGTATCACAAGAAAGAAAGTTTATCTTTCGATCGTTGCTCTTCTCGTTTTAGCGGTAACTACCGGATTCGTAGGTTATGAAACTACGAAAGCTGAAGTAACGCTTATGAAAGACGGAAAGAAAACGGAAGTGAAGACACATGCCAATACGGTTAGAGAATTTTTAAGCGAACAAAACATAAAACCTAACCAGCATGATTTAGTAAAACCAGGTCTTAATGCCAAGGTTACAGATAACATGAAGGTTGATTATACAGAAGCGAAGCAAGTTAGCCTTACCGTTAATGGCAAGGATAAAACGATTTGGACGACAGCAAAGACTGTTGAACAATTCGTGAAGGAACAGCAGCTAACGCTTAATGAGCATGATTCTATCAAGCCAAATCTCACTGCTGACATAAAGGATCAAGGGAAGATCCAAATTGAATCAGCATTCCCGGTTAAGCTTGTTGTGGGCGGAAAAGCTCAGCAAGTTTGGACCACTTCGACTACCGTCGCTGACCTTTTGAAACAACAAAAGGTATCATTAGGTGAAATTGATCGAGTAACACCTGCTAAAACAGCTAAAATTTCTGGCAAAACGCAGGTTGAAGTCATCCGAGTAGAAAAGGTCACCGATGTAGTGGAAGAAGAAACACCGTTTGCTGTTGTTAACCGCAAAGACAGTGGTCTAACAAAAGGCAAAGAGCGTGTTGTGCAAGAAGGCAAAAAAGGCAAACTTGAAAAACGCTTTGAGGTTGTTGTGGAAAACGGTAAAGAGGTTTCCAGAAAACTGATCAGCGAAAAAACGTTAACAGATAGCTCTGACAAAATTGTTGCTGTTGGGACAAAGGCACCACCAGCTCCAAAACCTCAGCCAGTTGTATCTCGTAGTAAATCACCTTCAGCAAGCAGTTCAGGCGGAAGAGAAATTACGGTTACAAGTACTGCTTACACTGCTAACTGTGCAGGATGTTCTGGTATTACAGCTACTGGATTCAACCTGAAAACTAACCCGAATGCGAAAGTTATCGCAGTCGACCCTAATGTGATTCCGCTTGGTTCGAAAGTATATGTTGAAGGATATGGTTATGCTATTGCTTCAGATACTGGAGGGGCGATCAAGGGTAACAAGATTGACGTATTCTTTGCTTCACAATCACGTGCAGAGTCTTGGGGAAGAAAATCAGTTAAAATTCGTATCATTAATTAA